The window TATTTCTTCTCTTAAATGTTAAAAACAACTAAGGTTCTTTTTTTTAAATTTTTGTTAATAAATCTTAAATAACAGGGTTACAATAACGTTAATGTTATATAAATGTAATGGGGAGGAGATAATCTATGAAAATCAATTATAAGATGACACAATTTACCCCAATACCCATATACAGAGTGGCAATATATAATACAACGCTATATATAGCGTGTCAGTTTCTAATTCTCAAAATACATTTTATTCTCAAAGAAGCTCGGGCTGAAAAAATTCATTCTCGTATGCGCTAAAAGCCGCGTATGCGGCATAAATTTTTTTTAGGAGTTTGGAAAATGAGGAAAAGACAAATGCTTTCTAAGATCTTTAGTGTTTTTCTTGTCACTGGAACGCTTTTATTCCTGAGCTGTTCCACAGATGACGATGGCGGCGGCAATGGTAGACCACAGCCGGAACCTGGCTTATGTAAACTATGGTCGAAATGACCCAACAGTCCGGTCCATGTGATCCACGAGCACGGAAAAAGATGATCCAGGTCTCCGGGATGAGATCCACCTCGGAGACCATTTTAAATCGCGAATTATTAAATGACACTCTTGCGTTTACACATAGATTTTTCTCCCCGGATATTGACGGTATAAGAATTATGAACTGTCCGGTCGAGAATAGCGTCAGCAATGGGAACAGAGCCAATCTTTCCATGCCAGCCGCCTGGTTCTACCTGGCTTGTGAATATGGTGGAATTATTGGAACAGCGGGACTCAACTACTTCAAGAAGGTCCCGGCTTTCAGTTTCAGAAAGGGGGGTCAACAGCTATTTGTCCAGAATGAGCAGGTCGTTTTTTTTATAAACCTGTATTATTTTGGGAAACACCCCTTCGCCCCGCACAACGGCAAGGTCATCCAGCAATTCAGGCAAGCGGATGTACTTCACGGAATGGAAACTACGGCCTATGGACGCAAGTCATATTTTAGGATGGTCGTTTTTGCTTGCGGATCACTCTCCGTATAGGTGGATCATTTTGGGCCGGACTGCTGGATCACTTGCGCCGGATCGGTGGGTCTAAATCGCCGTTGTTTACAGCTTAACCCTTGAACAACAAAAGACAATGGTTACACTCATAGCGGGCAGATTAGCCAAGGACAATCGCAGTTTGAAGACCAATTATGAAACCATTTATCAATGGATTTACGAAGACAGGCCGGATCTATTCTGCTATCTTGTCCGGCACCATAAGAAACGCAGGGATCGAGGCTCCGCAAAGGGCAAAAGGCTGCCAAAAGTGCTTTATAGGACCATGATTGGCGAAAGGCCCCGGTATATCGACAACCGCAAGGAATTTGGCCATTGGGAGGCCGACACGGCCATATCCAGGCAAAGCAAGGCGGCCATAATGGCCACGGTTGAACGGAAAACCCGGTTTTTATTGGTCAGGAAAATAAAGAGCAAATCGGCCCCCTGCATGCATGAAGCCCTGGTCAAATGCCTTGGGGAATATCCGTTGCGAAACCGCATGTCAATCACCTATGA is drawn from Leadbettera azotonutricia ZAS-9 and contains these coding sequences:
- a CDS encoding ATP-binding protein; the encoded protein is MTPLSETESRDLLEVVESRCSNNSTIFTSQVEPGGWHGKIGSVPIADAILDRTVHNSYTVNIRGEKSMCKRKSVI
- a CDS encoding IS30 family transposase — translated: MVTLIAGRLAKDNRSLKTNYETIYQWIYEDRPDLFCYLVRHHKKRRDRGSAKGKRLPKVLYRTMIGERPRYIDNRKEFGHWEADTAISRQSKAAIMATVERKTRFLLVRKIKSKSAPCMHEALVKCLGEYPLRNRMSITYDNGTENAFHLATNNCLNTKSYFCNPYHSWEKGSIENRIGILRRYFPKRTNWILITQLQIDKVVKEINSRPMKRLGFRTPYEAFVALRS